In Phaeobacter porticola, one DNA window encodes the following:
- a CDS encoding flagellar hook capping FlgD N-terminal domain-containing protein has product MTTVSGAAASQQTAATAAAAPRKTTGIASDFETFLKMLTAQARYQDPLEPIDSTEYSAQLAQFSMVEQQVQGNEVLEGIQAQLGLANMAAMSGWVGMETRSAAPAYFDGSSPVTVSPNPATIADTVHLVVKDDTGKEVQRISLPVSAEPYQWQGIDDDGFAFNPGSYSFVLESQKNGEIVLSDTAETYTRVKETQMRGNEVALILEGGSAILASSVTALREPTAATS; this is encoded by the coding sequence ATGACGACGGTATCTGGTGCTGCGGCATCGCAACAAACGGCAGCAACGGCGGCGGCGGCACCCAGGAAAACGACCGGAATCGCCTCTGATTTCGAGACTTTTCTGAAAATGCTGACAGCGCAGGCGCGCTATCAGGATCCTTTGGAACCAATTGATTCGACTGAGTATTCTGCACAGCTTGCGCAGTTTTCCATGGTTGAGCAGCAAGTTCAGGGCAACGAGGTTCTGGAGGGAATTCAAGCGCAATTGGGGCTCGCGAATATGGCAGCCATGTCCGGTTGGGTTGGAATGGAAACACGGTCTGCTGCACCTGCATACTTCGATGGCTCCAGCCCTGTCACGGTATCGCCCAACCCGGCCACAATCGCTGATACGGTGCATCTGGTGGTCAAGGATGACACTGGTAAAGAGGTGCAGCGTATCAGCCTGCCGGTCTCAGCCGAGCCTTACCAATGGCAGGGCATTGATGACGATGGTTTTGCGTTCAACCCGGGCAGCTACAGCTTTGTGCTGGAAAGCCAGAAAAACGGAGAGATCGTCTTGTCGGATACAGCTGAGACATATACCCGCGTGAAAGAAACACAGATGCGAGGCAACGAAGTGGCCTTGATCCTAGAAGGCGGCTCGGCGATCTTGGCGTCATCGGTGACAGCGCTGCGTGAACCCACCGCAGCCACCTCGTAA
- a CDS encoding flagellar hook-length control protein FliK — protein MRVDEVAEEQAASNTTSGSSNETEKDGDAEVSSDIEGAAAEGSTVYPNDPQPTAVPASTAEISSEIAADVATKGAVVAGSPAPIAVGGAASDKVVTQVETTKVNADSSVSGETTQASQLAKSGERGGNAKVPDATQLRTAADSAGGDVIPVGKAESKDAIAALQAASQRQPIDSATAKSETRGNTSAAALNHESASKVESKEATKSQTSGEAGTQKRRIVQTSAVSASSALAEQAAAKPETAKPAPGGSPSEVAKTITSVPPMSADQANRPVNPVPLEISHSPIREKFAARRAAAEQITSATSSPTVPVLPQGAYSAASFGLGAGALTAATPNTTSSIAIDSLTSVGAGGASQSGGMIGAELPGLSQLLTEATVSPGTVHKPETPRLIANQMAEALATKGERNVDVALNPKELGHVNMRVSVTDVGVSVMIQTERAETGDLMRRHINELADEFRRMGFDDISFQFSGDEASNRGGGNDASQGNPGRSAGSGSSDELAETAAEPIAQSLNLGEVGLDIRV, from the coding sequence ATGCGGGTTGACGAGGTTGCTGAAGAGCAGGCCGCGAGCAATACGACGTCGGGCAGCAGCAATGAGACAGAAAAAGACGGTGATGCAGAGGTGTCCTCAGATATTGAGGGAGCCGCTGCTGAGGGCAGTACAGTCTACCCCAATGATCCGCAGCCAACAGCCGTGCCGGCGTCTACAGCTGAAATTTCGAGTGAGATCGCAGCAGACGTCGCCACCAAAGGAGCTGTAGTTGCAGGGTCACCGGCCCCAATTGCGGTTGGTGGTGCCGCATCGGATAAAGTCGTGACACAGGTTGAAACGACCAAGGTCAATGCTGATTCGTCCGTAAGCGGTGAAACGACGCAAGCCAGCCAACTGGCGAAGTCAGGCGAGCGGGGTGGCAACGCCAAGGTGCCTGATGCCACGCAACTGCGCACAGCCGCAGATTCCGCCGGGGGTGATGTAATTCCGGTTGGAAAAGCTGAATCCAAAGATGCAATAGCGGCGTTACAGGCCGCATCGCAAAGACAGCCTATTGATAGCGCGACCGCAAAGTCTGAAACGCGCGGTAATACTTCGGCAGCAGCTCTAAATCATGAGAGTGCATCAAAGGTCGAAAGCAAAGAGGCGACTAAATCCCAAACGAGCGGTGAGGCCGGCACGCAAAAGCGCCGAATCGTGCAGACCAGCGCCGTATCCGCTAGCTCTGCTCTGGCCGAACAAGCGGCCGCAAAACCAGAGACTGCTAAACCTGCGCCCGGTGGATCGCCGTCCGAGGTGGCCAAAACGATAACATCGGTACCGCCGATGTCGGCAGATCAGGCGAATCGCCCCGTGAATCCGGTTCCTCTGGAAATCTCCCACTCTCCCATTCGGGAAAAATTTGCGGCTCGTCGAGCGGCTGCGGAGCAGATAACGTCGGCCACGTCATCGCCAACTGTTCCGGTGCTGCCGCAAGGTGCCTATTCGGCGGCCAGCTTTGGCCTTGGCGCCGGTGCGTTGACGGCAGCAACGCCTAATACGACGTCATCAATCGCCATTGATTCATTGACTTCGGTTGGGGCTGGCGGCGCTTCGCAATCAGGTGGGATGATAGGCGCAGAGCTTCCGGGGCTGTCGCAGCTGCTGACAGAGGCAACAGTAAGCCCAGGAACCGTTCACAAGCCTGAAACGCCCCGTCTTATTGCGAATCAGATGGCGGAAGCACTGGCAACCAAGGGAGAGCGGAATGTCGATGTCGCTCTTAACCCAAAGGAATTGGGCCACGTGAACATGCGCGTATCGGTGACGGATGTCGGCGTGAGTGTCATGATTCAGACAGAGCGCGCCGAAACGGGTGATCTGATGCGGCGCCATATCAATGAGCTTGCTGATGAATTCCGCCGTATGGGATTTGATGATATTTCGTTCCAGTTTTCTGGAGACGAGGCCTCTAATCGCGGTGGCGGGAACGATGCATCACAAGGCAATCCTGGACGTAGCGCAGGCTCAGGCAGCAGCGACGAATTGGCCGAGACAGCCGCAGAACCAATAGCACAATCACTCAACCTCGGTGAGGTTGGTCTCGATATAAGGGTTTGA
- a CDS encoding rod-binding protein, with amino-acid sequence MEQIAHFPAMQRPAAIKPPPQDPLRKAAQELEATFLTEMLKSAGLGESRETMGGGAGEDQFASFLVRAQAEQIAKAGGVGLAESLYHALKEAEKND; translated from the coding sequence ATGGAACAGATTGCTCACTTTCCGGCTATGCAGCGCCCTGCTGCGATCAAGCCGCCGCCCCAGGATCCATTGCGCAAGGCTGCGCAGGAGCTTGAGGCAACCTTCCTTACAGAAATGTTGAAATCCGCAGGACTAGGCGAAAGCCGCGAAACCATGGGTGGTGGCGCGGGCGAAGACCAGTTTGCCAGTTTCCTCGTGCGCGCGCAGGCAGAACAAATTGCGAAGGCGGGCGGCGTCGGGTTGGCCGAATCACTCTACCACGCACTGAAAGAGGCAGAAAAAAATGACTGA
- the flgN gene encoding flagellar export chaperone FlgN, whose amino-acid sequence MTDQTPQQLIEELDTLLDAERAALVKGNLQELEPLLAKKEEIITTLNMTSDLEREALEHVQGKVSRNQVLLDSAMEGIRAVAARMAELRQVRKGLDVYDQSGRKTRFTTRNTPSLEKRA is encoded by the coding sequence ATGACTGATCAAACTCCGCAACAGCTCATCGAAGAACTGGACACGCTCCTTGATGCAGAGCGCGCCGCATTGGTTAAGGGCAACCTGCAAGAACTGGAGCCGCTGCTTGCCAAGAAAGAAGAGATTATCACCACGCTAAATATGACATCCGATCTGGAGCGTGAGGCGCTGGAACATGTGCAAGGTAAGGTGTCGCGCAACCAAGTCCTACTGGACAGTGCAATGGAGGGTATCCGTGCGGTGGCAGCACGGATGGCTGAACTGCGCCAGGTTCGCAAGGGGTTGGACGTCTACGATCAATCCGGTCGCAAGACACGTTTCACCACGCGCAACACGCCCAGCCTAGAGAAACGCGCCTGA
- a CDS encoding flagellin: MSSILTNNGAMVALQTLQSVNNSLNDTQSQISTGKRIGSAKDNAAVWAISKTMDSDIAGYASVQDSLGVGEATVAVALSGAEQIVETLTEMKQLAISANSENVDHAKIQDSIAKKAAQIESIIDSAEFNGANLLDAAVTTELTVLGGLDPSADTITVTAIDSASDISTAGITDITSVATASTALTEIETMLGNAIDAAAQLGADSSRLSDQGMFVSKLSDSLKMGVSTMTDTNMEESSARLKALQTQQQLAVQSLSIANQAPQTLMQLFR, translated from the coding sequence ATGTCCAGCATTCTGACTAACAACGGCGCAATGGTTGCACTGCAGACTCTGCAGTCCGTGAACAACAGCCTGAACGACACCCAGAGCCAGATTTCGACCGGTAAACGGATCGGTTCGGCCAAGGACAACGCCGCCGTCTGGGCGATTTCCAAAACCATGGATTCGGATATCGCGGGTTATGCCTCGGTTCAGGATTCTCTGGGTGTTGGTGAGGCAACTGTTGCTGTGGCTCTGTCTGGTGCAGAACAGATCGTTGAAACGCTGACCGAGATGAAGCAGCTGGCGATTTCCGCAAACTCGGAAAACGTTGATCACGCAAAGATCCAGGACAGCATTGCCAAGAAAGCAGCACAGATCGAATCCATCATCGATTCTGCTGAATTCAACGGCGCGAACCTGCTTGACGCTGCTGTAACGACTGAGCTGACTGTCTTGGGCGGATTGGATCCATCTGCGGATACCATCACGGTGACGGCGATTGATTCTGCATCAGACATCAGTACTGCCGGTATCACCGACATTACTAGCGTTGCGACCGCCTCTACTGCTCTGACTGAAATCGAAACCATGCTTGGCAATGCGATTGATGCCGCTGCGCAGCTTGGTGCGGATTCCAGCCGCCTGTCTGACCAGGGCATGTTTGTGTCGAAACTGTCCGATTCCCTGAAAATGGGCGTCAGCACCATGACCGATACCAATATGGAAGAATCGTCTGCAAGGCTGAAGGCGCTTCAAACTCAGCAGCAGTTGGCGGTGCAATCACTGTCGATTGCAAACCAGGCTCCACAGACCCTGATGCAGCTGTTCCGTTAA
- the flaF gene encoding flagellar biosynthesis regulator FlaF — translation MNALLKAKSAYSAAKAPTRTAKNLEYEVIARVTRRIVAAAQKGKPGFTELAAALTDNRKLWSIFTVEVASPGNPLPEELKAQLLSLGEFTHQHTSKVLARKADVRLLVEINTAIMRGLRSGAS, via the coding sequence GTGAATGCCCTTCTAAAGGCGAAGAGCGCCTATTCGGCGGCAAAGGCCCCGACTCGAACTGCAAAGAACCTTGAATACGAAGTCATCGCCAGGGTCACACGGCGCATCGTTGCCGCAGCGCAAAAAGGCAAGCCAGGTTTCACTGAACTTGCCGCCGCGCTGACCGACAATCGCAAACTCTGGTCGATCTTTACAGTCGAAGTTGCAAGTCCAGGAAACCCCCTGCCGGAAGAACTAAAAGCTCAGCTGCTCTCGCTTGGGGAATTCACCCATCAACATACCAGCAAGGTTCTGGCCCGCAAAGCGGACGTCCGACTGCTGGTGGAAATCAACACGGCCATCATGCGTGGCCTTCGCAGCGGAGCGTCCTGA
- the flbT gene encoding flagellar biosynthesis repressor FlbT — MSGLVLKLAPKERVLVNGAVIENGDRRSRLSIVTPDANILRLRDAIHPEDANTPVRRVCYAAQLVLSGDVDGEDDRLKMLRRIEELSQVFTDPDSRASLAEATDAVLSDNHYRCLKALRTLLPREDRLMAVRPS, encoded by the coding sequence ATGAGCGGATTGGTCCTGAAACTTGCCCCGAAAGAGCGGGTATTGGTGAACGGTGCAGTAATTGAAAATGGCGATCGGCGCAGTCGATTGTCGATCGTAACCCCGGATGCAAACATCCTACGCTTGCGTGATGCTATCCACCCGGAAGACGCCAACACACCCGTACGCCGTGTCTGTTATGCGGCCCAGCTGGTCTTGTCCGGTGATGTCGATGGTGAAGACGATCGGTTAAAAATGCTACGCCGCATCGAAGAGCTTAGCCAAGTATTTACGGATCCCGATAGCCGGGCATCCTTGGCAGAAGCTACAGATGCTGTGCTCTCTGACAATCACTATCGGTGCCTGAAAGCCCTGCGCACCCTTCTGCCCCGTGAAGATCGGCTTATGGCTGTACGTCCTTCTTAA
- a CDS encoding FliI/YscN family ATPase has translation MISAINALTQDLTKKRLSSAVGRVSEISGGAITVSGLNGQARIGDRLILRRTGSDPLEGEVMRISGSEVSMLPDTTPDRVAIGDAVLLHPTPDFAPSDCWIGRVIDPFGAALDGRPMMRGEIARDLMSAPPKAASRRSMGDRLATGLAVFNTILPIVKGQRVGLFAGSGVGKSTLLATLAQNMEADVVVIALIGERGREVNHFVKDVLGVEGMKRAVVIAATSDQSALVRRRCAWSAMAVAEHFRDQGKNVLFLADSVTRFAEAHREIAVASGEAPALRGYPPSVTPLITGLCERAGPGNAGQGDITAIFSVLVAGSDMDEPIADILRGVLDGHIVLNREIAERGRFPAVDVSRSVSRSLPAAASDDENAAILDVRKYLGAYEQSEVMIRAGLYSEGNDLTLDQAVKLWPELDSFFGKADPDGIKSSFNRLMLMVRRAVALR, from the coding sequence ATGATCTCAGCCATCAACGCATTGACCCAGGATCTGACAAAAAAACGCTTGTCATCTGCCGTGGGGCGCGTGTCCGAAATATCGGGTGGTGCAATTACCGTATCAGGATTGAATGGTCAGGCACGTATTGGTGATCGGTTGATTTTGCGCAGGACCGGTAGTGATCCACTCGAAGGCGAAGTGATGAGAATATCTGGAAGCGAAGTCAGTATGTTACCTGACACGACGCCTGACCGCGTTGCAATCGGAGATGCGGTACTTCTGCATCCGACACCAGATTTTGCACCCTCTGACTGTTGGATCGGTCGGGTGATCGATCCCTTTGGCGCCGCGCTGGACGGGCGCCCAATGATGCGTGGAGAAATCGCACGCGATTTGATGTCGGCCCCGCCCAAAGCGGCCTCGCGCCGATCAATGGGCGATCGACTCGCGACCGGCCTTGCGGTGTTCAATACGATTCTCCCCATTGTAAAAGGGCAGCGCGTTGGCCTTTTTGCTGGATCGGGTGTGGGGAAATCCACACTTTTGGCGACTTTGGCCCAAAATATGGAAGCCGACGTAGTGGTTATCGCGTTGATCGGTGAGCGGGGCCGGGAGGTCAATCACTTTGTGAAAGATGTTCTTGGCGTCGAGGGCATGAAACGGGCCGTGGTGATTGCCGCTACTTCGGATCAATCTGCGCTGGTCCGCCGTCGCTGTGCCTGGTCTGCGATGGCTGTGGCAGAGCATTTTCGCGATCAGGGTAAGAATGTTCTGTTTTTGGCAGACTCCGTTACCCGGTTCGCCGAGGCCCACCGTGAGATTGCTGTGGCGTCTGGTGAGGCACCGGCCCTGCGCGGTTACCCACCGTCGGTCACGCCTCTGATCACGGGTCTATGTGAACGAGCAGGGCCCGGAAATGCAGGCCAGGGGGATATTACGGCTATTTTCAGCGTCCTGGTTGCGGGTTCGGATATGGATGAACCCATTGCCGATATTCTGCGCGGTGTTCTGGATGGCCACATCGTGCTGAACAGAGAGATCGCGGAAAGAGGCCGTTTCCCGGCCGTGGATGTCTCTCGCTCTGTCTCACGAAGCCTGCCGGCCGCAGCGTCAGACGACGAAAACGCGGCTATTTTGGATGTGCGAAAGTACTTGGGAGCGTATGAGCAGTCAGAGGTTATGATCCGTGCAGGTCTTTATTCTGAGGGTAATGATTTAACTCTCGACCAAGCTGTAAAACTGTGGCCGGAATTGGATTCATTCTTTGGCAAGGCAGACCCTGACGGGATTAAGAGCAGTTTCAACCGTCTTATGCTCATGGTGCGCCGCGCTGTTGCGCTTCGCTAG
- a CDS encoding FlgB family protein, producing MFKELNVFKIAYSMATHAGKRQALVSQNIANADTPGYHAKDIKPFKEVYAQGARPGDMIASRSNHLNGASGNGMDWAVTQTRGGGDPNDNSVSIETEILKGVEVKRQHDRALAIYKSSMNVLRSSLGRR from the coding sequence GTGTTTAAAGAACTGAACGTCTTTAAAATTGCCTACTCAATGGCGACCCATGCTGGGAAGCGCCAAGCATTGGTGTCGCAGAATATCGCCAATGCAGATACCCCTGGCTACCATGCCAAGGACATCAAACCGTTCAAGGAAGTCTACGCCCAAGGTGCGCGCCCTGGTGATATGATCGCAAGCCGGTCCAATCATCTGAACGGTGCGTCCGGGAATGGCATGGACTGGGCGGTGACCCAGACTCGCGGTGGCGGCGACCCCAATGACAACTCTGTCTCGATCGAAACCGAAATCCTGAAAGGGGTCGAGGTGAAGCGGCAGCATGACCGTGCATTGGCGATTTACAAATCGTCGATGAACGTGCTGCGCAGCAGCCTAGGCCGACGTTGA
- the flgC gene encoding flagellar basal body rod protein FlgC encodes MSEFAKSLSVSASALKAQASRLRHVSENISNADTPGYRRKTVPFEAVRDLRTDVEKVEVGPVRLDRSDLEQIFDPSHPLADDSGHYDGSNVNLMIEIADAREAQRSYEANLKMFEQGRQMSSSLMDLLRK; translated from the coding sequence ATGAGTGAATTTGCAAAATCCCTTTCCGTTTCAGCTAGCGCGCTGAAAGCACAAGCCAGCCGCCTGCGTCACGTGTCTGAAAACATCTCGAACGCGGACACCCCTGGCTATCGCCGAAAGACCGTTCCATTTGAAGCGGTGCGGGATCTCAGAACCGATGTTGAAAAAGTCGAAGTCGGTCCCGTCCGTCTTGATCGCTCCGATCTTGAACAGATCTTTGACCCGTCTCACCCTCTGGCAGACGACAGCGGTCACTACGACGGCTCCAACGTCAATCTGATGATCGAGATCGCCGATGCTCGCGAAGCGCAACGCAGTTACGAGGCCAACCTCAAGATGTTCGAACAGGGGCGGCAAATGTCGTCATCACTGATGGATCTATTGCGCAAGTAA
- the fliE gene encoding flagellar hook-basal body complex protein FliE: MDIRSLSATTGYAAARPATKIDPEHTPTSAEARIKASFEDFTNTLQQSEQVSVTAMTGNGDPHALVQALAQTELAVETAVTVRNKVVEAYQEILRMPV; this comes from the coding sequence ATGGATATTCGCAGTCTTTCCGCCACAACTGGCTACGCCGCAGCACGGCCTGCAACCAAGATTGATCCGGAGCACACGCCGACGAGCGCCGAAGCCCGGATCAAAGCTAGCTTTGAAGATTTCACCAACACACTGCAGCAAAGCGAGCAGGTGTCGGTGACCGCAATGACCGGCAACGGCGACCCCCACGCGCTGGTACAGGCCCTTGCACAGACCGAACTGGCGGTGGAAACCGCAGTGACCGTCCGCAACAAGGTGGTCGAGGCCTATCAAGAAATCCTGCGGATGCCGGTGTAA
- a CDS encoding flagellar biosynthetic protein FliQ, with protein MMSEGLFYDTLRQAVWAAVMMSTPILLVALVLGLAIGLFQALTSVQEMTLTFVPKLSAILIVFWMTMGFMTQTLVAFFDGHVVPLISGGL; from the coding sequence ATGATGAGCGAAGGGCTTTTCTACGACACACTCCGCCAGGCTGTCTGGGCCGCGGTGATGATGTCGACACCGATTCTCTTGGTGGCGCTGGTTCTGGGGCTGGCAATCGGCCTGTTTCAAGCCCTGACCTCGGTGCAGGAGATGACACTGACCTTTGTGCCTAAGCTCAGCGCGATCCTTATCGTTTTTTGGATGACCATGGGCTTTATGACACAAACCCTGGTCGCCTTTTTTGACGGGCACGTTGTGCCACTGATTTCAGGAGGTCTGTGA
- a CDS encoding flagellar hook-basal body complex protein has translation MGNTGYTTLSRQSGLMREMRVVANNIANSATTGYRSEGLIFSEFIQSAPGQESLSMGRANIRNTSMAQGALTQSGGDLDLAIEGDGYFMVETPMGERLTRSGAFSTNAEGDLVTMDGYRVLDAGRAPVFIPSDAASVKFGADGTLSADGRALGQIGIFKPEENYQMVREDGVMFRVDGEIEDAGEARVLQGFLEGSNVNAVSQLARMVEIQRAYEMGQSFLETEDKRIRDAIKNLIKS, from the coding sequence ATGGGAAACACCGGTTACACCACCTTGTCCCGCCAGTCGGGTCTGATGCGCGAGATGCGTGTCGTTGCAAACAATATCGCCAACTCAGCGACCACCGGCTACCGCTCCGAGGGGCTGATCTTTTCTGAGTTCATTCAGTCTGCGCCAGGCCAGGAATCACTATCGATGGGGCGGGCAAACATCCGCAACACCTCAATGGCGCAAGGCGCGCTAACCCAATCTGGCGGGGATCTGGACCTCGCCATTGAGGGCGACGGCTATTTCATGGTCGAAACCCCAATGGGCGAACGTCTGACCCGGTCAGGCGCGTTTTCGACCAATGCCGAAGGCGACCTAGTCACAATGGATGGCTATCGTGTTCTGGACGCAGGGCGCGCCCCGGTTTTCATCCCGAGTGACGCCGCATCGGTCAAGTTCGGCGCTGATGGCACCCTAAGCGCAGATGGCCGTGCCCTAGGGCAAATTGGCATTTTCAAGCCAGAAGAGAATTACCAGATGGTGCGCGAAGACGGGGTGATGTTCCGCGTTGACGGCGAAATTGAGGACGCTGGCGAGGCTCGCGTGCTTCAGGGCTTTCTCGAGGGATCCAACGTCAACGCCGTTTCGCAGCTTGCGCGTATGGTCGAGATTCAGCGGGCCTATGAAATGGGTCAGAGCTTTTTAGAGACCGAAGACAAACGCATACGCGACGCAATCAAAAATCTGATCAAGTCATAG
- the flgG gene encoding flagellar basal-body rod protein FlgG has protein sequence MRALKIAATGMTAQQLRVETISNNLANMNTTGYNARRAEFADLHYQQVTRAGTVNASDGTVLPTGVQVGLGVRASAISIHLAQGALSQTGNDLDVAIDGKGFLEVSLPSGQAAYTRDGALKRSAEGLIVTSDGFTVSPDITIPSDARNVSINADGEVYAYFDETAEGQLMGQLTLAGFSNPKGLEALGSNLFVETEASGSATVASPGENGLGTLRQGYLEASSVDAVREVTELIEAQRGYEMNAKVISAVDQMMGATTQVR, from the coding sequence ATGCGTGCCCTAAAGATCGCCGCAACCGGAATGACTGCGCAACAGTTGCGTGTTGAAACCATTTCGAACAACCTCGCCAACATGAACACCACCGGCTACAATGCCCGCCGCGCTGAGTTCGCAGACCTGCATTATCAGCAGGTTACCCGAGCTGGCACCGTGAATGCCTCTGATGGGACCGTGCTGCCAACGGGTGTTCAGGTCGGCCTGGGTGTTCGTGCCTCGGCAATATCCATTCACTTGGCACAGGGCGCACTTTCTCAGACCGGTAACGATCTGGACGTCGCGATTGATGGCAAAGGCTTTCTAGAGGTGTCTCTGCCATCAGGGCAAGCCGCCTATACGCGTGACGGTGCACTGAAACGGTCAGCAGAAGGCCTGATCGTGACCTCCGACGGATTTACCGTGTCGCCTGATATCACGATCCCCAGCGATGCCCGTAATGTGTCAATCAATGCTGATGGTGAAGTCTACGCTTACTTTGACGAAACCGCCGAAGGCCAATTGATGGGTCAGTTGACGTTGGCAGGGTTCTCTAATCCCAAAGGCCTGGAAGCGCTTGGCAGCAACCTTTTTGTCGAGACCGAAGCCTCAGGATCCGCCACCGTGGCCTCACCCGGTGAAAACGGTCTAGGCACATTGCGCCAAGGCTATCTGGAAGCCAGCTCCGTCGACGCAGTGCGTGAGGTGACCGAACTGATCGAAGCCCAACGCGGCTACGAAATGAATGCCAAAGTCATCTCTGCCGTCGACCAGATGATGGGCGCAACCACGCAGGTACGCTGA
- the flgA gene encoding flagellar basal body P-ring formation chaperone FlgA, translating to MKRILAIVMLFCAQSAWADILVPVRTIRAKEIVTAEDLVLKQVEVLGAISDPTLVIGKEARVALYAGRPMRTGDVGPPAIVERNDLVTIRFKRGGLTILAEGRSLGRGADGEAIRVMNLSSRTTVSGRIAADGTVEVN from the coding sequence ATGAAACGGATCCTCGCCATTGTGATGTTGTTCTGCGCCCAATCCGCTTGGGCGGATATTCTCGTCCCCGTGCGGACAATCCGCGCCAAGGAAATCGTCACCGCCGAGGATCTGGTTTTGAAACAGGTAGAGGTTCTTGGCGCGATATCGGATCCGACCCTGGTCATCGGCAAAGAAGCCCGTGTGGCACTTTATGCCGGACGTCCGATGCGCACGGGCGATGTTGGTCCACCAGCGATTGTTGAACGCAACGACCTCGTCACCATTCGTTTTAAACGCGGTGGTCTCACCATTTTGGCGGAGGGCCGCTCTCTTGGCCGTGGGGCTGATGGTGAAGCAATCCGCGTCATGAACCTATCGTCACGCACAACCGTCAGCGGGCGCATCGCAGCAGACGGAACAGTTGAGGTAAACTGA
- the flgH gene encoding flagellar basal body L-ring protein FlgH, which translates to MKNRILSAKTALVGVVMLSACGRLDHVGKPPTFSPANDSPEHVAMLFQGLPVDTQTQRPVDQASLWSGSRRSLLGDRRATKQGDILTVVIEIDEQAEISNDSKRSRSGSESLALPQLLGLPQRLDRKLPEGASMADAVDIGSSSSSGGKGSVKRSEKLELRVAATVVDVLPNGVLAISGTQELRVNFEMRELLVTGYVRPDDISRQNEITYDKIASARVSYGGRGQITDVQQPRYGQQVLDVILPF; encoded by the coding sequence ATGAAAAATCGAATTCTTTCGGCTAAAACAGCCCTTGTGGGTGTGGTCATGCTCAGCGCTTGCGGGCGTCTGGATCACGTTGGAAAACCGCCCACCTTCAGCCCTGCAAATGACTCCCCCGAACATGTGGCGATGCTCTTTCAAGGTCTGCCCGTTGATACCCAGACACAGCGCCCTGTTGATCAGGCTTCACTCTGGAGTGGGTCGCGTCGGTCTTTGCTGGGCGATCGTCGAGCCACCAAACAGGGCGATATCCTGACCGTCGTGATTGAAATCGACGAGCAGGCTGAGATTTCTAACGATAGCAAGCGTTCGCGTTCCGGTTCCGAAAGCCTGGCGCTGCCGCAGTTGCTCGGTCTGCCACAGCGGCTGGATCGCAAATTGCCAGAAGGTGCCAGCATGGCTGATGCCGTCGATATCGGCAGCAGCAGCAGCTCTGGCGGCAAAGGGTCTGTTAAGCGCAGTGAGAAGCTGGAATTGCGCGTTGCTGCAACCGTAGTTGATGTGCTGCCAAACGGCGTTCTGGCAATCAGCGGCACTCAGGAACTCCGGGTCAATTTCGAAATGCGTGAACTGCTGGTCACCGGTTATGTTCGTCCAGACGACATTAGCCGCCAGAACGAAATCACCTATGACAAGATCGCCTCGGCACGCGTGTCTTATGGTGGACGTGGCCAGATCACCGATGTCCAACAACCGCGTTACGGCCAGCAAGTGCTGGACGTAATCCTGCCATTCTGA